Proteins encoded in a region of the Arvicanthis niloticus isolate mArvNil1 chromosome 16, mArvNil1.pat.X, whole genome shotgun sequence genome:
- the Mtus1 gene encoding microtubule-associated tumor suppressor 1 isoform X4, which translates to MGCPSSKMCLSPPCAATRREEALKQHKTLSQELVSLRGELVAASSTCEKLEKARNDLQTAYEGYVQKLNQQHQTDREELENHLKELYTAECEKIQSIYFEEAEKYKSQLQEQFDSLNAAHETTKLEIEASHSEKVELLKKTYETSLSEIKKSHEMEKKSLENMLTEKQESLEKQINDLKSENDALNERLKSEEQKQLSREKANSKTPQVMYLEQELESLKAVLEIKNEKLHQQDMKLMKMEKLVDNNTALVDKLKRFQQENEELKARMDKHMAISRQLSTEQAALQESLEKESKVNKRLSMENEELLWKLHNGDLCSPKRSPTSSAIPFQSPRNSGSFSSPSISPR; encoded by the exons ATGGGCTGCCCCAGCAGCAAAATGtgcctctctcctccctgtgcAGCAACAAGG CGGGAAGAAGCACTGAAGCAACACAAAACCCTCTCTCAAGAACTTGTCAGCCTCCGGGGAGAGCTAG TTGCTGCTTCAAGCACCTGTGAGAAGCTTGAAAAGGCTAGGAATGACTTACAAACAGCGTATGAAGGATACGTCCAAAAACTAAACCAGCAACATCAGACAGACCGGGAGGAACTGGAGAACCATCTGAAGGAGTTATACACCGCAGAGTGTGAGAAGATTCAGAGCATTTACTTTGAGGAGGCAGAAAAGTATAAAAGTCAACTGCAAGAGCAG TTTGACAGCTTAAACGCCGCCCATGAAACCACGAAGCTGGAGATCGAAGCCAGCCACTCAGAGAAAGTGGAATTACTGAAGAAGACCTATGAAACCTCCCTTTCAG AAATCAAGAAAAGCCATGAAATGGAAAAGAAGTCACTGGAGAATATGCTTACTGAGAAGCAGGAATCACTGGAG AAACAAATCAATGATCTGAAGAGTGAAAACGATGCTTTAAACGAAAGGTTGAAATCAGAGGAACAAAAGCAACTGTCAAGAGAGAAGGCAAATTCA AAAACCCCTCAGGTCATGTATCTGGAGCAagaactagaaagcctgaaagcTGTGTTAGAGATCAAGAATGAGAAGCTGCATCAGCAGGATATGAAGCTAATGAAGATGGAAAAGCTG GTGGACAACAACACAGCATTGGTTGACAAGTTGAAGCGATTCCAGCAGGAAAACGAGGAGTTAAAAGCTCGCATGGACAAACACATGGCAATTTCCAG GCAACTTTCCACAGAGCAGGCAGCTCTACAGGAGTCCCTTGAGAAGGAGTCAAAGGTCAACAAGAGACTGTCCATGGAGAACGAGGAGCTTCTGTGGAAGCTGCACAACGGAGACCTCTGCAGCCCCAAGAGATCTCCCACCTCCTCAGCCATCCCTTTCCAGTCCCCCAGGAATTCTGGTtccttctccagccccagcatctCACCCAGATGA
- the Mtus1 gene encoding microtubule-associated tumor suppressor 1 isoform X5, which yields MALLPVEREEALKQHKTLSQELVSLRGELVAASSTCEKLEKARNDLQTAYEGYVQKLNQQHQTDREELENHLKELYTAECEKIQSIYFEEAEKYKSQLQEQFDSLNAAHETTKLEIEASHSEKVELLKKTYETSLSEIKKSHEMEKKSLENMLTEKQESLEKQINDLKSENDALNERLKSEEQKQLSREKANSKTPQVMYLEQELESLKAVLEIKNEKLHQQDMKLMKMEKLVDNNTALVDKLKRFQQENEELKARMDKHMAISRQLSTEQAALQESLEKESKVNKRLSMENEELLWKLHNGDLCSPKRSPTSSAIPFQSPRNSGSFSSPSISPR from the exons ATGGCGCTCCTCCCTGTGGAG CGGGAAGAAGCACTGAAGCAACACAAAACCCTCTCTCAAGAACTTGTCAGCCTCCGGGGAGAGCTAG TTGCTGCTTCAAGCACCTGTGAGAAGCTTGAAAAGGCTAGGAATGACTTACAAACAGCGTATGAAGGATACGTCCAAAAACTAAACCAGCAACATCAGACAGACCGGGAGGAACTGGAGAACCATCTGAAGGAGTTATACACCGCAGAGTGTGAGAAGATTCAGAGCATTTACTTTGAGGAGGCAGAAAAGTATAAAAGTCAACTGCAAGAGCAG TTTGACAGCTTAAACGCCGCCCATGAAACCACGAAGCTGGAGATCGAAGCCAGCCACTCAGAGAAAGTGGAATTACTGAAGAAGACCTATGAAACCTCCCTTTCAG AAATCAAGAAAAGCCATGAAATGGAAAAGAAGTCACTGGAGAATATGCTTACTGAGAAGCAGGAATCACTGGAG AAACAAATCAATGATCTGAAGAGTGAAAACGATGCTTTAAACGAAAGGTTGAAATCAGAGGAACAAAAGCAACTGTCAAGAGAGAAGGCAAATTCA AAAACCCCTCAGGTCATGTATCTGGAGCAagaactagaaagcctgaaagcTGTGTTAGAGATCAAGAATGAGAAGCTGCATCAGCAGGATATGAAGCTAATGAAGATGGAAAAGCTG GTGGACAACAACACAGCATTGGTTGACAAGTTGAAGCGATTCCAGCAGGAAAACGAGGAGTTAAAAGCTCGCATGGACAAACACATGGCAATTTCCAG GCAACTTTCCACAGAGCAGGCAGCTCTACAGGAGTCCCTTGAGAAGGAGTCAAAGGTCAACAAGAGACTGTCCATGGAGAACGAGGAGCTTCTGTGGAAGCTGCACAACGGAGACCTCTGCAGCCCCAAGAGATCTCCCACCTCCTCAGCCATCCCTTTCCAGTCCCCCAGGAATTCTGGTtccttctccagccccagcatctCACCCAGATGA